One part of the Hydra vulgaris chromosome 01, alternate assembly HydraT2T_AEP genome encodes these proteins:
- the LOC136074000 gene encoding general transcription factor II-I repeat domain-containing protein 2-like, which translates to MSHSKQSASRKRKIKDLDYVIKRIASVVNFIRARGLNHCQLASLLNENDSEYEDLPYYTEVLRLSSFLVDITIHLNDLNIILQGNNKLVTTMFDNIGAFQTKLLLWEHQIEQENLVHFETFKSMKLQDPNFMFSSYSKNINNIKQDFEVRFQDFKKCEPKFALFTSPFNFDIEKKEEDLQMELIELQCDSVLKQQFTDVGVPKFYFFLPPHFQI; encoded by the exons atgtctcATTCAAAACAAAGTGCAAGCAGAAAACGTAAAATTAAAGATCTGGATTACGTGATTAAAAGAATAGCATCTGTTGTCAACTTTATAAGAGCAAGAGGACTAAATCATTGTCAGTTAGCTTCATTGTTGAATGAAAATGACAGTGAATATGAGGATTTACCATATTACACTGAAGTTCTAAGGTTATCAT CTTTTCTAGTTGATATCACAATTCACCTTAATGATCTGAACATTATTTTGCAAGGAAATAACAAGTTGGTCACCACAATGTTTGATAATATCGGAGCTTTTCAAACTAAGCTTTTACTCTGGGAACACCAAATTGAACAAGAAAATTTGGTACATTTTGAGACGTTTAAGTCTATGAAGCTGCAAGACCCAAATTTTATGTTCAGTAGCTactcaaaaaacataaacaatataaaacaagattttgaAGTAAGGTttcaagatttcaaaaaatgtgaACCAAAGTTTGCTTTATTCACCTCACCATTCAActttgatattgaaaaaaaggaaGAAGATCTGCAAATGGAATTAATTGAACTTCAGTGTGATTCTGTTCTCAAACAACAATTTACTGATGTTGGTGTACccaagttttatttctttttaccACCACATTtccaaatttga